One segment of Burkholderia multivorans ATCC BAA-247 DNA contains the following:
- a CDS encoding ubiquinone biosynthesis accessory factor UbiJ, with product MTFAAKPFAAAVNHLLARESWARDRLIPYAGKTARLDVPPVTLVLLVQPDGYLSAVDEHDARQVDVSIALAGDTVAAFLQGGQAAVMKHVKIDGDAEFATQIAKLAEHLRWEPEEDLAKLVGDAAAHRIATIVRDAGARARRTGRNVLDSIAEYWLDENPQVVRRASLGGFDAELARARDALARVEKRVERLEQKIGARTGSGPRGAH from the coding sequence ATGACCTTTGCTGCCAAGCCTTTTGCTGCTGCCGTCAATCACCTGCTCGCACGCGAATCGTGGGCGCGCGATCGCCTGATTCCCTATGCGGGCAAGACCGCCCGTCTCGACGTGCCGCCCGTCACGCTTGTGCTGCTCGTGCAGCCGGACGGTTATCTGTCGGCGGTCGACGAGCACGATGCGCGACAGGTCGACGTATCGATCGCGCTGGCCGGCGACACGGTCGCCGCGTTCCTTCAGGGCGGCCAGGCGGCCGTGATGAAGCACGTGAAGATCGACGGCGACGCGGAGTTCGCGACGCAGATCGCCAAACTGGCCGAGCATCTGCGCTGGGAGCCGGAAGAAGATCTCGCAAAGCTGGTCGGCGATGCCGCGGCGCACCGGATCGCGACGATCGTGCGCGACGCCGGCGCGCGCGCGCGCCGTACCGGCCGCAACGTGCTCGACTCGATCGCCGAGTACTGGCTTGACGAGAACCCGCAAGTCGTCCGGCGCGCGTCGCTCGGGGGATTCGACGCCGAACTGGCGCGCGCACGCGACGCGCTCGCACGTGTGGAGAAGCGGGTCGAGCGACTCGAACAAAAAATCGGCGCGCGCACGGGTTCCGGCCCGCGCGGCGCGCACTGA
- a CDS encoding gamma-butyrobetaine hydroxylase-like domain-containing protein, translating into MSGLTSTTPIPSGVVVHAVSRVLELQYPNGESYRIPFELMRVYSPSAEVRGHGPGQETLQTGKREVTITALEGVGNYALQPTFSDGHSTGIYSWDLLYELATQQDALWRDYFDKLKAAGIDRDAPMPAASAPHGHCH; encoded by the coding sequence ATGAGCGGTTTGACTTCCACGACGCCGATTCCGTCCGGCGTCGTCGTACACGCGGTGTCGCGTGTGCTCGAATTGCAGTACCCGAACGGAGAGAGCTACCGGATCCCGTTCGAGCTGATGCGCGTCTATTCGCCGTCGGCCGAGGTGCGCGGCCACGGGCCCGGCCAGGAGACGCTGCAGACGGGCAAGCGCGAGGTGACGATCACCGCGCTGGAGGGCGTGGGCAACTACGCGCTGCAGCCGACCTTCTCCGACGGCCATTCGACCGGCATCTATTCCTGGGATCTGCTGTACGAACTGGCGACGCAGCAGGATGCGCTGTGGCGCGACTATTTCGACAAACTGAAGGCGGCGGGCATCGATCGCGATGCGCCGATGCCGGCGGCGAGCGCGCCGCACGGCCACTGCCACTGA
- a CDS encoding DUF3683 domain-containing protein, whose amino-acid sequence MNAPQVFDPHGAAAAVAADPAPRLREIPYNYTSFSDREIVIRLLGEEAWAVLDELRAERRTGRSARMLYEVLGDIWVVRRNPYLQDDLLDNPKRRALLIEALNHRLTEIGKRRRADLTEHHDEAGRERAARVEMLEAAAQRAVDEFADEFDKMADLRRRATKTLGRCTQKDNIRFDGLSRVSHVTDATDWRVEYPFVVLTPDTEAEIAGLVKACFELGLTVIPRGGGTGYTGGAVPLTPFSAVINTEKLEQLGAVELTELPGVPHKVPTIFSGAGVVTRRVTEAAEAAGYVFAVDPTSLDASCIGGNVAMNAGGKKAVLWGTALDNLAWWRMVDPDGNWLEVTRLEHNQGKIHDIAVARFELKWFDGAYAPGEKLLRTEMLEIEGRRFRKEGLGKDVTDKFLAGLPGVQKEGCDGLITSARWVLHKMPAHTRTVCLEFFGQAREAIPSIVEIKDYLFETSKQGGAILAGLEHLDERYLRAVGYATKSKRNAFPKMVLIGDIVGDDADAVAHATSEVIRMANGKSGEGFVAVSAEARKRFWLDRSRTAAIAKHTNAFKINEDVVIPLNRMGEYTDGIERINIELSLKNKLQLVDALEAFFRGGNLPLGKTDDANEIPSAELLEDRVQQALELLRRVRARWEFVRDRLDQPLREAQHYLVQLGYEALAEKFADRADEQPGATLFHVTQDRTVRISWKQEIRAELRAIFNGGAFKPILDEAQAIHKRVLRGRVFVALHMHAGDGNVHTNIPVNSDNYEMLQDAHAAVARIMTLARSLDGVISGEHGIGITKLEFLTDDEIAEFRAYKQRVDPNGRFNKGKLLDGADLRNAYTPSFGLMGYESLIMQQSDIGAIADSVKDCLRCGKCKPVCATHVPRANLLYSPRNKILATSLLVEAFLYEEQTRRGVSIKHWDEFNDVADHCTVCHKCATPCPVKIDFGDVTMNMRNLLRKMGKKKFNPGQAAGMFFLNATNPQTINAARTVMMGVGYKVQRFANDMLKKVVTKQTQHPPATTGKPPAVEQVIHFVNKKMPGNLPKKTARALLDIEDNKIVPIIRNPKTTTVDSEAVFYFPGCGSERLFSQVGLATQAMLWEAGVQTVLPPGYLCCGYPQRGAGQYDKAEKIVTDNRVLFHRVANTLNYLDIKTVVVSCGTCYDQLAGYEFDKIFPGCRIIDIHEFLLEKGMKLDGVTGTRYMYHDPCHTPIKTMDPVKLVNELMGSEKDGYKIEKNDRCCGESGTLAVTRPDVSTQVRFRKEEEIRKGAAKLRSIPVVASAAEPAAAAVAAPANGPDVKILTSCPSCLQGLSRYSEDANLEADYIVVEIARQVLGENWMVDYVARANNGGIERVLV is encoded by the coding sequence ATGAACGCACCACAAGTTTTCGATCCGCATGGCGCGGCCGCCGCCGTCGCCGCCGACCCCGCGCCCCGTCTGCGCGAGATTCCCTATAACTACACGTCGTTCTCGGATCGCGAGATCGTGATCCGCCTGCTCGGCGAAGAGGCGTGGGCGGTGCTCGACGAGCTGCGCGCGGAACGCCGCACCGGCCGCTCGGCGCGCATGCTCTACGAAGTGCTCGGCGACATCTGGGTCGTGCGCCGCAACCCGTACCTGCAGGACGACCTGCTCGACAATCCGAAGCGCCGCGCGCTGCTGATCGAGGCGCTGAACCACCGTCTGACCGAAATCGGCAAACGCCGCCGCGCCGATCTGACGGAGCATCACGACGAAGCGGGCCGCGAACGCGCGGCGCGCGTCGAGATGCTCGAAGCCGCCGCGCAGCGCGCCGTCGACGAATTTGCAGACGAATTCGACAAGATGGCCGACCTGCGCCGCCGCGCGACCAAGACGCTCGGCCGCTGCACGCAGAAGGACAACATCCGCTTCGACGGGCTTTCGCGCGTATCGCACGTGACCGACGCGACCGACTGGCGCGTCGAATATCCGTTCGTCGTGCTGACGCCCGACACCGAAGCCGAAATCGCCGGTCTCGTGAAGGCCTGCTTTGAGCTCGGCCTGACCGTGATTCCGCGCGGCGGCGGCACGGGCTATACGGGCGGCGCGGTGCCGCTCACGCCGTTTTCCGCGGTGATCAACACCGAGAAGCTCGAGCAGCTCGGCGCGGTCGAGCTCACCGAGCTGCCGGGCGTGCCGCACAAGGTGCCGACGATCTTCTCCGGCGCGGGCGTCGTCACGCGCCGCGTGACCGAGGCAGCCGAGGCGGCCGGCTATGTGTTCGCGGTCGATCCGACCTCGCTCGACGCATCGTGCATCGGCGGCAACGTCGCGATGAACGCGGGCGGCAAGAAGGCCGTGCTGTGGGGCACCGCGCTCGACAACCTCGCGTGGTGGCGGATGGTCGACCCGGACGGCAACTGGCTCGAAGTCACGCGTCTCGAGCACAACCAGGGCAAGATCCACGACATCGCGGTCGCGCGCTTCGAGCTGAAGTGGTTCGACGGCGCGTACGCGCCGGGCGAGAAGCTGCTGCGCACCGAGATGCTCGAGATCGAAGGCCGCCGCTTCCGCAAGGAGGGGCTCGGCAAGGACGTGACGGACAAGTTCCTCGCGGGTCTGCCGGGGGTGCAGAAGGAAGGCTGCGACGGGCTCATCACGTCCGCGCGCTGGGTCCTGCACAAGATGCCCGCGCATACGCGTACCGTCTGCCTCGAGTTCTTCGGCCAGGCGCGCGAGGCGATCCCGAGCATCGTCGAGATCAAGGACTACCTGTTCGAAACGTCGAAGCAGGGCGGCGCGATCCTCGCCGGCCTCGAACACCTCGACGAACGTTATCTGCGCGCGGTCGGCTATGCGACCAAGAGCAAGCGCAACGCGTTCCCGAAGATGGTGCTGATCGGCGACATCGTCGGCGACGATGCCGATGCAGTCGCGCACGCGACGTCCGAAGTGATCCGGATGGCGAACGGCAAGAGCGGCGAGGGCTTCGTCGCGGTCAGCGCGGAGGCGCGCAAGCGCTTCTGGCTCGACCGCAGCCGCACGGCCGCGATCGCGAAGCACACGAACGCGTTCAAGATCAACGAAGACGTCGTGATCCCGCTGAACCGGATGGGCGAGTACACCGACGGCATCGAGCGGATCAACATCGAGCTGTCGCTGAAGAACAAGCTGCAGCTCGTCGACGCGCTCGAAGCGTTCTTCCGCGGCGGCAATTTGCCGCTCGGCAAGACCGACGACGCGAACGAGATCCCGAGCGCGGAGCTGCTGGAAGACCGCGTGCAGCAGGCGCTCGAGCTGCTCAGGCGCGTGCGCGCGCGCTGGGAGTTCGTGCGCGACCGGCTCGACCAGCCGCTGCGCGAGGCGCAGCACTATCTCGTGCAGCTCGGCTACGAAGCGCTCGCGGAGAAATTCGCGGATCGCGCGGACGAACAGCCGGGCGCGACGCTGTTCCACGTCACGCAGGATCGTACGGTGCGCATCTCGTGGAAGCAGGAGATCCGCGCGGAGCTGCGCGCGATCTTCAACGGCGGCGCATTCAAGCCGATCCTCGACGAAGCGCAGGCGATCCACAAGCGCGTGCTGCGCGGCCGCGTGTTCGTCGCGCTGCACATGCACGCGGGCGACGGCAACGTCCACACCAACATCCCGGTCAACTCCGACAACTACGAGATGCTGCAGGACGCGCACGCCGCGGTCGCGCGCATCATGACGCTCGCGCGTTCGCTCGACGGCGTGATTTCCGGCGAGCACGGCATCGGCATCACGAAGCTCGAGTTCCTGACCGACGACGAGATCGCCGAATTCCGCGCCTACAAGCAGCGCGTCGATCCGAACGGCCGCTTCAACAAGGGCAAGCTGCTCGACGGCGCCGACCTGCGCAACGCCTATACGCCGAGCTTCGGGCTGATGGGCTACGAGTCGCTGATCATGCAGCAGTCGGACATCGGCGCGATCGCCGATTCGGTGAAGGACTGCCTGCGCTGCGGCAAGTGCAAGCCGGTGTGCGCGACGCACGTGCCGCGCGCGAACCTGCTGTACAGCCCGCGCAACAAGATCCTCGCGACCTCGCTGCTCGTCGAGGCGTTCCTGTACGAAGAGCAGACGCGCCGCGGAGTGTCGATCAAGCACTGGGACGAGTTCAACGACGTGGCCGATCACTGCACGGTCTGCCACAAGTGCGCGACGCCGTGCCCGGTGAAGATCGACTTCGGCGACGTCACGATGAACATGCGCAATCTGCTGCGCAAGATGGGCAAGAAGAAGTTCAACCCGGGCCAAGCTGCGGGCATGTTCTTCCTGAACGCGACGAATCCGCAGACGATCAACGCCGCGCGCACCGTGATGATGGGCGTCGGCTACAAGGTGCAGCGCTTCGCGAACGACATGCTGAAGAAGGTCGTGACGAAACAGACGCAGCATCCGCCCGCGACGACCGGCAAGCCGCCCGCGGTCGAGCAGGTGATCCACTTCGTCAACAAGAAGATGCCGGGCAACCTGCCGAAGAAGACGGCGCGCGCACTGCTCGACATCGAAGACAACAAGATCGTGCCGATCATCCGCAACCCGAAGACGACGACCGTCGATTCGGAAGCGGTGTTCTACTTCCCGGGCTGCGGCTCCGAGCGCCTGTTCTCGCAGGTCGGTCTCGCGACGCAGGCGATGCTGTGGGAAGCCGGCGTGCAGACGGTGCTGCCGCCGGGCTACCTGTGCTGCGGCTATCCGCAGCGCGGCGCGGGTCAGTACGACAAGGCCGAGAAGATCGTCACCGACAACCGCGTGCTGTTCCACCGCGTCGCGAACACGCTGAACTACCTCGACATCAAGACGGTGGTCGTGTCGTGCGGCACCTGCTACGACCAGCTCGCAGGCTATGAATTCGACAAGATCTTCCCGGGCTGCCGCATCATCGACATCCACGAGTTCCTGCTCGAGAAGGGCATGAAGCTCGACGGCGTGACGGGCACGCGCTACATGTACCACGATCCGTGCCACACGCCGATCAAGACGATGGACCCGGTGAAGCTCGTCAACGAGCTGATGGGCTCGGAGAAAGACGGCTACAAGATCGAGAAGAACGACCGCTGCTGCGGCGAGTCGGGCACGCTGGCGGTTACGCGCCCCGACGTGTCGACGCAGGTCCGCTTCCGCAAGGAAGAGGAAATCCGCAAGGGCGCCGCGAAGCTGCGCAGCATTCCGGTCGTCGCGAGCGCGGCGGAACCGGCGGCGGCCGCCGTCGCCGCGCCGGCGAACGGCCCGGACGTGAAGATCCTGACGAGCTGCCCGTCCTGCCTGCAGGGGCTGTCGCGCTACAGCGAGGACGCAAACCTCGAAGCCGATTACATCGTCGTCGAGATCGCGCGCCAGGTGCTCGGCGAGAACTGGATGGTCGACTATGTCGCACGCGCGAACAATGGCGGGATCGAGCGCGTACTGGTCTAA
- the ilvA gene encoding threonine ammonia-lyase, biosynthetic, translating to MASHDYLKKILTARVYDVAFETELEPARNLSARLRNPVYLKREDNQPVFSFKLRGAYNKMAHIPADALARGVITASAGNHAQGVAFSAARMGVKAVIVVPVTTPQVKVDAVRAHGGPGVEVIQAGESYSDAYAHALKVQEERGLTFVHPFDDPYVIAGQGTIAMEILRQHQGPIHAIFVPIGGGGLAAGVAAYVKAVRPEIKVIGVQAEDSCAMAQSLQAGKRVELAEVGLFADGTAVKLVGEETFRLCKEYLDGVVTVDTDALCAAIKDVFQDTRSVLEPSGALAVAGAKLYAEREGIENQTLVAVTSGANMNFDRMRFVAERAEVGEAREAVFAVTIPEERGSFKRFCSLVGDRNVTEFNYRIADAQSAHIFVGVQIRRRGESADIAANFESHGFKTADLTHDELSKEHIRYMVGGRSPLALDERLFRFEFPERPGALMKFLSSMAPDWNISLFHYRNQGADYSSILVGLQVPQADHAEFERFLAALGYPYVEESANPAYRLFLS from the coding sequence ATGGCCTCCCACGATTACCTGAAGAAAATCCTGACCGCGCGCGTCTACGACGTCGCGTTCGAGACCGAACTCGAACCGGCCCGCAACCTGTCCGCGCGACTGCGCAACCCCGTGTACCTGAAGCGCGAGGACAACCAGCCGGTGTTCTCGTTCAAGCTGCGCGGCGCATACAACAAGATGGCGCACATTCCCGCCGATGCGCTCGCGCGCGGCGTGATTACCGCATCGGCCGGCAATCACGCGCAGGGCGTCGCATTCTCGGCGGCCCGGATGGGCGTGAAGGCCGTGATCGTCGTGCCCGTCACGACGCCGCAGGTGAAGGTCGACGCGGTGCGTGCGCACGGCGGCCCGGGCGTCGAAGTGATCCAGGCCGGCGAATCGTACAGCGATGCGTACGCGCACGCGCTCAAGGTGCAGGAAGAACGCGGCCTCACGTTCGTGCACCCGTTCGACGATCCGTACGTGATCGCCGGTCAGGGCACGATCGCGATGGAGATCCTGCGCCAGCACCAGGGTCCGATCCACGCGATCTTCGTGCCGATCGGCGGCGGCGGGCTCGCGGCGGGCGTCGCCGCGTACGTGAAGGCCGTGCGTCCGGAGATCAAGGTGATCGGCGTGCAGGCCGAGGATTCGTGCGCGATGGCGCAGTCGCTGCAGGCCGGCAAGCGCGTCGAGCTCGCCGAGGTCGGCCTGTTCGCGGACGGCACCGCGGTGAAGCTCGTCGGCGAGGAAACTTTCCGGCTCTGCAAGGAATATCTCGACGGCGTCGTGACGGTCGATACCGACGCGCTCTGTGCGGCGATCAAGGACGTGTTCCAGGACACGCGCAGCGTGCTCGAGCCGTCGGGCGCGCTCGCGGTGGCCGGCGCGAAGCTCTATGCGGAACGCGAAGGCATCGAGAACCAGACGCTCGTCGCGGTCACGTCGGGCGCGAACATGAACTTCGACCGGATGCGCTTCGTCGCCGAACGCGCGGAGGTCGGCGAGGCGCGCGAGGCCGTGTTCGCCGTCACGATTCCCGAGGAGCGCGGCAGCTTCAAGCGCTTCTGCTCGCTCGTCGGCGACCGCAACGTGACCGAGTTCAACTACCGGATCGCCGATGCGCAGTCCGCGCACATCTTCGTCGGCGTGCAGATCCGTCGCCGCGGCGAATCGGCCGACATTGCCGCGAACTTCGAGTCGCACGGCTTCAAGACGGCCGACCTCACGCACGACGAACTGTCGAAGGAGCATATCCGCTACATGGTCGGCGGCCGCTCGCCGCTCGCGCTCGACGAGCGCCTGTTCCGCTTCGAATTCCCCGAACGGCCGGGCGCGCTGATGAAGTTCCTGTCGTCGATGGCGCCGGACTGGAACATCAGCCTGTTCCACTACCGCAACCAGGGCGCGGACTACAGCTCGATCCTCGTCGGGCTGCAGGTGCCGCAGGCCGATCATGCCGAGTTCGAACGCTTCCTCGCGGCGCTCGGCTATCCGTATGTCGAAGAGAGCGCCAATCCGGCGTATCGCCTCTTCCTGTCGTAA
- a CDS encoding Tim44 domain-containing protein, translating into MSESRSLFNRSKPSKPWARRVGTLLMVGLLTAGTFASLDAEAKRMGGGRSFGRQNSTVTQRQATPPAQQPMQQAAPAQAQRANPAAPAPAAQPNRSRWLGPIAGLAAGLGIAALLSHFGLGEAFAGMMSNLIVIALLAMIGIWLVRKFMNRRRPQEPAYSVGSAPSSSGGYAQSPSFQPGSTSQYSGSGSNYANEAQRVFNGGAPAAGAAAAAPVQVPAGFDTDAFLRSAKVSFVRLQAAWDQGNLADIREFTTPEMFAEIKIDLDSRGNEPNQTDVVQLDAELVALEDRGIEQSASVRFHGLIRESANAAAEPFDEVWNLSKSGGQGWLLAGIQQLNAH; encoded by the coding sequence ATGTCCGAATCGCGATCGTTGTTCAACCGTAGCAAGCCGTCGAAGCCGTGGGCTCGACGGGTCGGCACGCTGCTGATGGTCGGCCTGCTCACGGCAGGCACGTTCGCATCGCTCGATGCGGAAGCGAAGCGCATGGGCGGCGGGCGCAGCTTCGGGCGCCAGAACTCCACCGTCACGCAGCGGCAGGCCACGCCGCCCGCGCAGCAGCCGATGCAGCAGGCCGCACCGGCGCAGGCGCAGCGCGCGAACCCGGCGGCGCCGGCGCCGGCCGCGCAGCCGAACCGCTCGCGCTGGCTCGGGCCGATCGCCGGCCTCGCGGCCGGTCTCGGCATCGCGGCGCTGCTGTCGCACTTCGGCCTCGGCGAGGCGTTCGCCGGGATGATGTCGAACCTCATCGTGATCGCCCTGCTCGCGATGATCGGCATTTGGCTGGTCCGCAAGTTCATGAATCGCCGTCGTCCGCAGGAGCCGGCGTACTCGGTCGGCAGCGCGCCGTCGTCGTCGGGCGGCTACGCGCAGAGCCCGTCGTTCCAGCCGGGCAGCACGAGCCAGTATTCGGGTAGCGGCAGCAACTATGCGAACGAAGCGCAGCGCGTGTTCAACGGCGGCGCGCCGGCCGCGGGCGCAGCGGCGGCCGCGCCGGTCCAGGTGCCGGCCGGCTTCGATACCGATGCGTTCCTGCGCAGCGCGAAGGTCTCGTTCGTGCGGCTGCAGGCCGCGTGGGACCAGGGCAACCTGGCCGACATCCGCGAGTTCACGACGCCCGAGATGTTCGCCGAGATCAAGATCGACCTCGACTCGCGCGGCAACGAGCCGAACCAGACCGACGTCGTGCAGCTCGATGCCGAACTGGTCGCGCTCGAGGATCGCGGTATCGAGCAGTCGGCAAGCGTGCGCTTCCACGGGCTGATCCGCGAGTCGGCGAACGCCGCGGCCGAGCCGTTCGACGAGGTGTGGAACCTCTCGAAGTCGGGCGGTCAGGGCTGGTTGCTCGCGGGCATTCAGCAACTGAACGCGCACTGA
- the ubiE gene encoding bifunctional demethylmenaquinone methyltransferase/2-methoxy-6-polyprenyl-1,4-benzoquinol methylase UbiE, whose translation MSKTHFGFETVEETDKAKKVAGVFHSVANNYDLMNDLMSAGMHRAWKAFTIAQANVRPGYKVLDIAAGTGDLTKAFAKAAGPTGEVWHTDINESMLRVGRDRLLDKGIVTPSLLCDAEKIPFPDNYFDVVTVAFGLRNMTHKDVALAEMRRVAKPGGRVMVLEFSKVWEPLKKAYDLYSFKVLPWLGDKFAKDADSYRYLAESIRMHPDQDTLKTMMEQAGLDAVKYYNLSGGVVALHLGTKY comes from the coding sequence ATGAGCAAAACCCACTTCGGCTTCGAAACCGTCGAGGAAACCGATAAAGCGAAGAAAGTGGCGGGCGTGTTCCATTCGGTCGCGAACAACTACGACCTGATGAACGATCTGATGTCGGCCGGCATGCACCGCGCGTGGAAGGCGTTCACGATCGCGCAGGCGAACGTGCGGCCCGGCTACAAGGTGCTCGACATCGCGGCCGGCACCGGCGACCTGACGAAGGCGTTCGCGAAGGCGGCCGGCCCGACGGGCGAAGTCTGGCACACGGACATCAACGAATCGATGCTGCGCGTCGGCCGCGACCGGCTGCTCGACAAGGGCATCGTGACGCCGTCGCTGCTTTGCGACGCGGAGAAAATTCCCTTTCCGGACAACTACTTCGACGTCGTCACGGTCGCGTTCGGGCTGCGCAACATGACGCACAAGGACGTCGCGCTGGCCGAGATGCGCCGCGTCGCGAAGCCGGGCGGCCGCGTGATGGTGCTGGAATTCTCGAAAGTGTGGGAGCCGCTGAAAAAAGCGTACGATTTGTATTCTTTCAAAGTATTACCGTGGCTTGGCGACAAGTTCGCGAAAGATGCCGACAGTTACAGGTATCTTGCCGAATCTATCCGGATGCACCCGGATCAGGACACGCTGAAGACGATGATGGAACAAGCGGGCCTCGATGCCGTCAAATATTACAATTTGTCAGGTGGCGTGGTAGCTTTACACCTCGGAACCAAGTACTAA
- the ubiB gene encoding ubiquinone biosynthesis regulatory protein kinase UbiB has product MRIFRFIKIVYTVIRFGLDEVMLSRIDDRRVKLLLRITTIGRRYSDPPAVRLRHALESLGPIFVKFGQVLSTRRDLLSVDFANELAKLQDQVPPFDSSVAIAIIEKSLGAPVDELFDEFEREPVASASIAQVHFAKLKQGVHAGKAVAVKVLRPNMLPVIDSDLALMRDIATWTERMWADGRRLKPREVVAEFDKYLHDELDLMREAANGSQLRRNFAGLDLLLVPEMFWDFSTSHVLVMERMSGVPISQVETLRAAGVDIKKLAREGVEIFFTQVFRDGFFHADMHPGNIQVSLDPNTFGRYIALDFGIVGALSDFDKNYLAQNFLAFFKRDYHRVATLHLESGWVPPETRVEELESAIRAVCEPYFDRALKDISLGQVLMRLFSTSRRFNVEIQPQLVLLQKTMLNVEGLGRSLDPELDLWKTAKPYLERWMTEQIGLRGWYERFKVEAPQWSKTMPQLPRLIHHALAARHDAPRAASEDLMRQILIEQKRTNRLLQALLIFGLAVGVGALVARVLLALALAYGA; this is encoded by the coding sequence ATGCGCATTTTCCGTTTCATCAAGATTGTCTATACCGTCATCCGCTTCGGGCTCGACGAGGTCATGCTGTCCCGGATCGACGACCGCCGCGTGAAACTGCTGCTGCGGATCACGACGATCGGCCGCCGCTATTCGGATCCGCCCGCCGTGCGGCTGCGTCATGCGCTCGAAAGCCTCGGTCCGATTTTCGTGAAGTTCGGCCAGGTGCTGTCGACGCGGCGCGATCTGCTGTCGGTCGACTTCGCGAACGAGCTCGCGAAACTGCAGGATCAGGTGCCGCCGTTCGATTCGTCGGTCGCGATCGCGATCATCGAGAAGTCGCTCGGCGCGCCGGTCGACGAGCTGTTCGACGAATTCGAGCGCGAGCCCGTCGCGAGCGCGTCGATCGCGCAGGTGCACTTCGCGAAACTGAAGCAGGGCGTGCACGCCGGCAAGGCCGTGGCGGTCAAGGTGCTGCGTCCGAACATGCTGCCGGTGATCGATTCGGATCTCGCGCTGATGCGCGACATTGCGACGTGGACCGAGCGGATGTGGGCCGACGGACGCCGGCTGAAGCCGCGCGAGGTCGTGGCCGAATTCGACAAGTATCTGCACGACGAGCTCGACCTGATGCGCGAGGCCGCGAACGGCAGCCAGCTGCGCCGCAACTTCGCGGGCCTCGATCTGCTGCTCGTGCCGGAAATGTTCTGGGATTTCTCGACGTCGCACGTGCTCGTGATGGAGCGCATGTCGGGCGTGCCGATCAGCCAGGTCGAGACGCTGCGCGCGGCGGGCGTCGACATCAAGAAGCTTGCGCGCGAAGGCGTCGAGATTTTCTTCACGCAGGTGTTCCGCGACGGCTTCTTCCATGCGGACATGCATCCCGGCAACATTCAGGTGAGCCTCGATCCGAACACGTTCGGCCGCTATATCGCGCTCGACTTCGGGATCGTCGGCGCGTTGTCCGACTTCGACAAGAACTATCTCGCGCAGAACTTCCTCGCGTTCTTCAAGCGCGACTATCACCGCGTCGCGACGCTGCACCTCGAGTCCGGCTGGGTGCCGCCCGAAACGCGCGTCGAGGAACTCGAAAGCGCGATCCGCGCTGTCTGCGAGCCGTATTTCGACCGTGCGCTGAAGGACATTTCGCTCGGCCAGGTGCTGATGCGGCTGTTCTCGACGTCGCGCCGCTTCAACGTCGAAATCCAGCCGCAGCTCGTGCTGCTGCAGAAGACGATGCTGAACGTCGAAGGGCTCGGCCGTTCGCTCGACCCCGAGCTCGATCTGTGGAAAACGGCGAAGCCGTACCTGGAGCGCTGGATGACCGAGCAGATCGGTCTGCGCGGCTGGTACGAGCGCTTCAAGGTCGAAGCGCCGCAGTGGAGCAAGACGATGCCGCAACTGCCGCGCCTCATTCACCACGCGCTCGCGGCCCGGCACGATGCGCCGCGCGCGGCCAGCGAAGACCTGATGCGGCAGATCCTGATCGAGCAGAAGCGGACCAACCGGCTGCTGCAGGCGCTGCTGATCTTCGGTCTGGCGGTCGGCGTCGGCGCGCTCGTCGCCCGCGTGCTGCTCGCGCTCGCGCTCGCGTACGGCGCGTGA
- a CDS encoding HIT family protein — protein sequence MECVFCREDGGEVLWQDERLRVVLATGEHDYPGFCRVIWGAHVAEFSDLGDDERAHLMRVVYAVERAVRRVMQPNKVNLASLGNMVPHVHWHVIPRFSNDAHYPQPVWAPRQRSVSEALLRTRAAQASLLHNAVREEIQRTNDPRQP from the coding sequence ATGGAATGCGTGTTTTGCCGTGAAGACGGCGGCGAAGTGCTGTGGCAGGACGAGCGGCTGCGCGTCGTCCTCGCGACGGGCGAGCACGACTACCCGGGCTTCTGCCGGGTGATCTGGGGCGCGCACGTCGCCGAGTTCTCGGATCTCGGCGACGACGAGCGGGCACATCTGATGCGCGTGGTCTACGCGGTCGAGCGCGCGGTGCGCCGCGTGATGCAGCCGAACAAGGTGAATCTCGCGAGCCTCGGCAACATGGTCCCGCACGTGCACTGGCACGTGATCCCGCGCTTCTCGAACGACGCGCACTATCCGCAGCCGGTCTGGGCGCCGCGCCAGCGCAGCGTGTCCGAGGCGCTGCTGCGCACGCGCGCGGCGCAGGCGTCGCTGCTGCACAATGCGGTGCGCGAGGAAATCCAACGAACGAACGATCCGAGGCAACCATGA